In the Novosphingobium sp. 9 genome, one interval contains:
- a CDS encoding response regulator codes for MVEDDPAFARILCDLAHEVGFHCLIAGTADEGAMLARQYLPHAVILDMHLPDHTGLSVLDRIKRDIRTRHIPVHIVSADHDDHGALASGAVGYLFKPVSRDALVDMLEGLEARMEQRLRRVLVVEDDAMQAEAVNHLLATRDVETVAASSAAECLERLGTETFDCMVLDLNLPDMSGLDLLEKLSGDDRLGFPPVIVYTGRDLSTEEEMRLRRYSKSIIVKGAKSPERLLDEVSLFLHQVVSDLPPEQRQLIERSLGRDSALEGRQILVVEDDIRNVYALTAVLEPHGVAVRIARNGVEALDELARTERGERSPIDLVLMDVMMPEMDGLTCMREIRKDPRRAGLPIIALTAKAMARDHQECLQAGANDYLSKPLDVDKLLSLVRVWMPR; via the coding sequence GTGGTCGAGGACGATCCGGCCTTCGCCCGCATCCTGTGCGATCTGGCGCACGAAGTCGGCTTCCACTGCCTGATCGCCGGAACCGCAGACGAAGGCGCGATGCTGGCGCGGCAATATCTGCCCCATGCCGTGATCCTCGACATGCACCTGCCCGACCACACCGGTCTTTCGGTGCTGGACCGGATCAAGCGCGACATTCGCACGCGCCATATTCCGGTCCACATCGTCTCCGCCGACCATGACGATCACGGCGCGCTGGCCAGCGGTGCGGTCGGCTATCTGTTCAAGCCGGTCAGCCGCGACGCGCTGGTCGATATGCTGGAGGGCCTGGAAGCCCGCATGGAGCAGCGCCTGCGCCGGGTTCTGGTGGTCGAGGACGACGCGATGCAGGCCGAGGCGGTGAACCATCTTCTCGCCACCCGCGATGTCGAGACGGTCGCCGCTTCCAGCGCAGCCGAGTGCCTTGAGCGCCTCGGCACCGAGACCTTCGACTGCATGGTGCTGGACCTTAACCTGCCCGATATGTCCGGGCTGGACCTACTGGAAAAGCTCTCGGGCGACGACAGGCTCGGCTTCCCGCCGGTGATCGTCTACACCGGCCGCGACCTGTCTACCGAAGAGGAGATGCGGCTGCGGCGCTATTCCAAGTCGATCATCGTCAAGGGCGCCAAGAGCCCCGAGCGGCTGCTCGACGAGGTTTCATTGTTCCTGCATCAGGTGGTGTCCGACCTGCCGCCCGAGCAACGCCAGCTGATCGAACGCTCGCTGGGCCGGGACTCCGCGCTGGAAGGCCGCCAGATCCTTGTCGTCGAGGACGATATCCGCAATGTCTATGCCCTCACCGCCGTGCTCGAACCGCATGGCGTAGCGGTCCGAATCGCTCGCAACGGCGTGGAGGCGCTGGACGAGCTGGCCAGAACCGAACGGGGCGAACGTTCGCCCATCGACCTTGTGCTGATGGACGTGATGATGCCCGAAATGGACGGCCTCACCTGCATGCGCGAAATCCGCAAGGACCCGCGCCGTGCCGGGCTGCCGATCATCGCGCTCACCGCCAAGGCCATGGCGCGCGATCATCAGGAATGCCTTCAGGCCGGTGCGAACGATTATCTGTCCAAGCCGCTCGACGTGGACAAGCTGCTCAGCCTCGTGCGCGTCTGGATGCCCCGCTGA
- a CDS encoding CheR family methyltransferase, with protein sequence MRAGETIEDIELDLLVEAIWRRYQYDFRDYSRPSLLRRMQRAQTHFGYPTMSRMLDRVLHDADSLTTLIGYLTIQVSEMFRDPTYFKALREKVIPHLRTWPTIKVWVAGCANGEEFYSLAILFHEEGLSDRTMFYCTDINPGALSRAEGGMYEIERIAGFSRNYIEAGGTGSLSDYYTANYGMARFSPELRRRAVFADHNLASDEVFSEVQLVSSRNVLIYFDRTLQDRALDLFARSLPRGGFLGLGSKETIHFSDQARRFNDFAPQDKIYRRNALDTQEAAFAE encoded by the coding sequence ATGCGCGCGGGCGAGACCATCGAGGACATCGAGCTGGACCTGCTGGTCGAGGCGATCTGGCGTCGGTATCAGTACGATTTCCGCGACTACTCGCGCCCCTCGCTGCTGCGGCGAATGCAGCGTGCGCAGACGCACTTCGGCTATCCCACGATGTCGCGGATGCTCGACCGCGTGCTGCACGATGCCGACAGTCTGACCACGCTGATCGGCTACCTGACCATTCAGGTCAGCGAGATGTTCCGCGACCCCACCTACTTCAAGGCCCTGCGCGAGAAGGTGATCCCTCACCTGCGTACATGGCCGACGATCAAGGTCTGGGTGGCAGGCTGCGCCAATGGCGAGGAATTCTACTCGCTGGCGATCCTTTTCCACGAAGAGGGCCTGTCGGACCGCACGATGTTCTACTGCACCGACATCAACCCCGGCGCCCTCTCGCGCGCCGAGGGCGGTATGTACGAGATCGAGCGTATCGCCGGTTTTTCGCGCAACTATATCGAGGCAGGCGGCACCGGATCGCTATCGGACTACTACACCGCCAATTACGGCATGGCGCGCTTCTCGCCCGAACTGCGCCGCCGGGCGGTCTTCGCCGACCACAACCTCGCCAGCGACGAGGTGTTTTCCGAAGTGCAGCTCGTCTCCAGCCGCAACGTGCTGATCTACTTCGACCGCACCTTGCAGGACCGCGCGCTGGACCTGTTCGCCCGCTCGCTGCCGCGCGGCGGGTTCCTGGGTCTGGGCTCCAAGGAGACCATCCACTTTTCCGATCAGGCGCGCCGTTTCAACGACTTCGCCCCGCAGGACAAGATCTACCGCCGCAACGCCCTCGATACGCAGGAGGCCGCCTTTGCAGAGTGA